The Bacillus sp. E(2018) genome includes the window CTCTTTAGAAAGTGAGTCATCATTATATGCCTACAATTATACATCGAGAATTTGTACATGCTTCTGCAGAAGTCTGCTTTGATCTTTCGCGAAACGTAGATATACATACTGAAACGACCTCTCATACAAGAGAAAGAGCGGTAGGAGGAGTAACGTCAGGATATATGGAAAAAGGCGATCACGTAACGTGGGAGGCCGTTCATCTTGGCGTAAAACAAAGGCTGACTGCAAAAATTATTGAGATGGAGAGGCCGTATATGTTTGTAGATGTGATGGTGAAAGGGGCTTTCCATTCATTCGTACATACCCATACTTTCGAACCGAAGAATAATGGTACCATTATGGTGGATCATTTTCATTATAGATCTCCGTTTGGCGTGATTGGAAGGTTAGCAGATTGGTTGTTCCTAGAAAAGTACATGACGAATTTTTTAGTAGGACGGGCGAGAGCGCTAAAAGAGATCGCAGAAAATAGGCACCACACATAAAGATAGAAAGCGGTGATCAGTGATGAAGATAGGAATGGTACGTCATTTCAAAGTCAAACGAGGCTATCCGTCTGAAAAATGGATCACGCCTTCTGAATTTGATCAGTGGCTAAAAGAATACGAAGCATCTGATGTAGAAGAAACAGATGTTGACCTAGGCGGAATCAACTGGAATACATGCTATTCGAGCACTGTTCGTCGTGCAGAATATACAGCAGGGAAGATTTATAGAGGGGATTTGATCAGAACGGATGATCTTCGTGAAATTCCTGTCTATCCATTTTTTAAAAGAGACATTAAGATTCCGATGATTTTATATCCTCTTTGCATCCGAACAGCGTGGTTCTTTAACCACAAATCACAGCTAGAGCGGAGAACAGATGTAGAAATGCGTGTTTCAAAAATCGTTGACCGCATTTTAGAAGAAAACAAAGAAAATGCATTAATCGTAAGTCATGGTGGACTCATGATGTTCATGAGAAAAGAACTGATCCGCAGAGGATTTAAAGGACCAAGATTAGGCCGGCCTGAAAACGCGAAGCTTTATTTGTTTGAGAAGAGGTAGTGGCTGTCGACAAAAAATCGGATAAATTATTTTATCCGTGAAATTATGTATGCTATCCGTGAATAAAATGGTCATTACCGTGAATAAAAAAGGATTACCGTGAAATTGTGCACTTTTACATCTATGTATCGAAAGAAAACTGGCTGATACCCCAAACGAAAAGGGAATGTAGCCAGTTTTCTTTCGTAAAACCTTCATTTATTGAGCATTCTTATAAAATTCTTCCATCATATCGTAGCTCATTGGGCCGATATGTTTTTGTACAATGATTCCTTTTTTATTAATAATAAAAGTAGTCGGAATCGTTACCGTTTTGTAAGTATTTCCGACTTTACCGTCTGGATCTAATAAAACAGGAAAGTTCAAGTTGTACGATTGCGCAAACTTTTTCACTTCTTTTTCAGAGTCGCTATCTGTTAAGTTCACAGCTAAAATTTCTACTTTCTTAGAAGAGTAATCTCTATAGAAACGAACCATTTCAGGCATTTCTGCACGACAAGGTGGACACCATGTAGCCCAAAGGTTAACGAAAACGACCTTTCCTTTGAGATCTGACAGTTTTACGGTTTCGCCTTCAATCGTCTTTAATTCAAAATCTGGTGCGCGGTCACCTTTTTTGATTCCGTATGATGCTGCCTCTACGGCTTCTTTATTCGTTTTCTCCCCAACGAGCGGGGAATTCGTTAGAACGGAAAAGAAGAGTGCGGTAACTAACATAGACAGAACGGTTTTTCTGATCTCAAACGAACCCTTCGTATATAAGTAAATGGACAAGATAGAAAAGAACAAGGAGACCAATCCATCAGCTAAGAGTGTAGTTGACGCAAAATGCGCACCATAATAAGCAGCGAAGTATAACGTTAACCCTAATATACCGATATAAAATAACCTGCTTCTATCAATCTCACGTTTACTCGCCGCCACAAGAATATAAAGAATTGAACCGATGATTCCTAGAACGATTCCTGTTTCTCCTCCATTGAAATACAAGATACTTGACGGGTGCTGGGTGATTAGTAGGGGATGTAGAACAGCATAACTGAACTTCCAAACCAATAGAAAAATTCCCACTGCATTACTCAATACGTCTAACAACTGCTTTTTGTCAGTTTCTTCTCTTACTTTTACATACAATATGCCATACGCGATCAACGCAGATCCTAAAATTGCTAGCCAAACCATCTTTACCGAAAAAGATCCAATCGTTATATAATCCTCCATTGTCACACCCACCTTAAACTTGTCCTCTATTCTAAACTTTATCAAAGTTTAGCCTGTTTTATTCCTAATTTGCTTGTTTCATTAAAAAAACCAGTGAAGGGTTTCTCCCTGCACTGGTCTTATGCTATATATTACATCTCTTTTTTTAATGCTTTTTCAGTGGCATTTAGTTTTTGTCCTTCTTTGACTGTTGATTTGAATGGAAGGTGCGAAACACCTGTCTAGCGGAAAGCGAGCAACCTGAAATGGAAATCAACTATTTTCATTAAATACGAAAACAGTCATTTATAAAAGATAAAACCCTACTCCCATGATTAAGTAAGCGGCAAGGAGGGTGAGCCCTTCAAACCAGTTCGTATCGCCATCACTTGTTAACGAGATCGTTAAAAATACAGCAAGTACCATCGCTACAAGTTCAGGAAGCGTAAAGACAAGTGCCATTGATTTTTCAAAAAATAAAGATACCAACACAAGCAAGGGAGCTACAAACATCGCGATCTGAAGCGTTGAACCGATTGCGATCTCTACGGCAACATTCATCTTATTCTTATAGGCCATGATGATCGCTGAAGCATGTTCTGCTGCATTACCGACGATGGCAACGATGATGATCCCGATAAACACTTCACTCCAACCGAGTGTTCTTCCTACTTCTTCAAAGGTATGCACGAGCTTTTCAGAAACATAAGCAACCGCGAGCGTAGCTAGAGCAAGGACGATAAGAGCTCTCCACTTACTCCATTCTGCTGTTTCATCCCCATGAGCCACATCGTGTTCTGATTGATAGACACCGCGGTGAGTAACAAGCTTGAATAGAAGTGCTGCAACATAAAGAACAATCATGATCACAGAGACCCATACACTCAAGGTGAGTGAATCGGCGTCGTTCAGTTTATAAGAAAAGACCTCAGGGAAAACAAAAGCGACTACAACAGCGAATATCAGAAGCCCCGCGTTATGGCGTGCATCATAAACGTTGAATTTTTGCTGTTTATACTTTAAACCGCCGATGAAAAATGACAAACCTCCAACAAGTAAAAGATTTCCGAGTACAGAACCGGTCAAAGACGCTAATACTACACTTATCAACCCTGCTTTTAGTGCAAAGATTGAAATGATGAGCTCGACCGCATTACCGAAAGTGGCGTTAAGTAACCCGCCGATTCTTGGGCCAGCAATGATAGCTAAGCTTTCAGTGGCGCGTCCCATATAACCGGCAAGTGCGATGATCGTTGCACAATAGATTACAAAAAGTAAGACAGCAGGCCAATGGAGGATACTGCCGATAACGGATAGCGGTACGCCAATGATGATGGCAATAAAAAAGATGCGATTAAACAAGACGCATTCCATCCCTTCTATGTATTTATTTTTACATACTATTCCCTGAAATTTGTTTTCTTAACTCGTAACCAGGAAACTAGAATTTTGTGTGAATTGGTTGACAGTTTCGACAAGGACGTGTAGACTAACAACTAAATCTTTATCATGGTAGTATATTAGCGAACTAAAGTGTTGGGTTTAAATTTTGGTTTCTCCACTTAGATTTTATTCATACACTCTTTTCTTTAAGATTGTTTCTTTTAATCCTTGTCACCTTTGACAATTGATTGGAGTGTAAGGTGCGTGCCTACCACATGAGATACTTTTTGCAAGGCATGTGACGAGGAAGCTTACTACGAAGCATCACTTGTAGACGTAGGAGCAAGGAACTTCTTAAGGCGGGCAGGTGAGACACTTATACGTGAAACGTACGAATGTGGCTCACCGCCTGCCCCGCGGAAAGCGAAGCACCTGAAACGGAAATCAACACTTCCAAAAGCAACAAAGTTTACGGAAACAGCATTTTCACATAACAAAACTTAATCTATTCATTTCATATATAAAGGATGAAGGATCATGTCAAAACCATTTGTCTTTGAAAAACCAGCAGGTATGCGTGATACACTTCCTGCTTTCTATCAAAAAAATGAAGATATCAAAAATAGAATTAAACAAGAGATGGAGTCTTGGGGTTATCAATTCATTCAGACTCCCACTTTGGAATATTACGATACCGTAGGTGAAGCTTCCGCCATTTTAGATCAACAATTGTTTAAGCTGCTGGATAGCGAAGGAAAAACATTGGTTTTGCGACCAGATATGACTGCTCCGATCGCGAGGGTCGTGTCATCAAGTTTGAAGCATGTTGCTTACCCGGTTCGCCTCGCATACAGCTCTCCTGTTTTTAGAGCGCAACAGCGAGAAGGGGGAAGGCCAGCTGAATTTGAACAAGTAGGTATCGAATTAATTGGTGAAGGAACAGCAAGTGCTGAAGCAGAAGCACTTGCTCTCATGTCAGAAGTGTTCAAAAAGGGCGGCATTGCTGCGTTTACTGTAGCCGTTGGACATATCGGATTTGTGCAAGAACTTCTTTCAGATATTCTAGGAAATGATGACCGAGCAGCTGAATTGTTGCGTTATTTAAATGAAAAAAATTATGTGGGCTATATTTCACATGTGAAGAAGCTTCCTCTTTCTTCTATAGATACTCAGCGATTATTAAAATTGTTGGACTTAAGAGGCGGGATCGAAGTACTTGATGAAGCATCTTCATTAAACCCGAACAGAAAAGGACAGCAGACCTTAGAAGAATTAAAAAATCTGTACAATCTCTTAGAAGATTATGATGCAACACAAAACATTGTCTTTGATTTTACGTTGTTTAGTCACATGAGTTATTACACGGGCATCGTGTTTGAAGGGTATGCTGCAGGAATTGGAGCGGCGATCGCGAGCGGAGGGCGTTATGATGATCTACTCAGCCGCTTTGACCGAAAAGCACCCGCTATTGGTTTTGCGATTCGAATGGACTATTTTGTAGAAGCGCTCGGAAACAAAAGTGATGATACAAAGAAACATTGTATTCTTTATACGGATGAGCGTCGAAAAGAAGCACTGACGTTGGCAAAAGAAAAGCGTAATGAAGGTACGCATGTTGTGTTGCAGAATCTTTCCGGAGTTAAAAATGTAGATGAATTCAGCAAACGTTTTGATGATGTGCAATATTTAATCGGAACACAGCAAGGAGAGGACTTTTCATGAGCACGGTATTAACGATGGCAATGCCAAAAGGGCGAATATTTGAAGAAGCAGTCGATCTCCTTAGACAAGCTGGATATCCACTGCCTCCAGAGTTTGATGAATCTAGAAAGTTAATTATCGATGCACCTGAAGCAGGTCTTCGTTTTATTCTGGCAAAACCGATGGATGTCCCTACCTATGTGGAACACGGTGTAGCTGATATCGGAATCGCTGGAAAAGATGTGATGCTTGAAGAAGAGCGTGATGTTTACGAAGTGCTCGATCTCAAGATCTCAGAATGCTATCTCGCAGTTGCTGGACTTCCAAACGGTCATGATCAGAGAGTTGCGCCAAAAATTGCCTCAAAATATCCGAATGTTGCGTCGCATTATTTTAGAGAGCAAGGTCAACAAGTGGAAGTGATCAAATTAAACGGATCGATCGAGCTTGCTCCACTCATCGGATTAGCCGATCGTATTGTTGATATTGTTTCTACAGGTCGGACCTTGAAAGAAAACGGACTTGTTGAACTAGAAAGAATCGCTGATATTACGTCGAGGTTGATCGTGAACCCTGCTAGCTACAGACTGCATGCGACTCGCATCAACGATCTTGTTGAGCGACTTCGGACACTTGTTGAGAGCAAGGAGGAAGTTCAATGAAAATACAACCAGTCACAGAACTGAAAAACTTAGAAAGAAGCGTTGAACAAAACACGGAGAAACAGAGAAAAGCTGTTCTTGATATTTTACAAAACGTGAAATCAAAGGGGGATAAAGCCCTTTATGAATATACAAAAACGTTTGATGGTGTTTCACTCTCATCTCTTGAAGTAACAAAGAACGAAATAGATGAAGCCATCTCTTCTCTTGATCCAAGTATGGTAGAAATCATTTCAGAAGCAGCAGATAATATCCGTGAATATCACGAAAAACAACGACGACAGTCCTGGTTTTTCACACGTGAAGATGGAACACTTTTAGGTCAAAAAGTAACACCACTTGATTCAGTCGGTGTTTATGTACCTGGTGGAACAGCCGCTTATCCGTCTTCCGTTTTGATGGGTGTTATACCAGCTGTTGTTGCGGGCGTAGAGGAAATCATCCTTGTGTCACCGCCAGGGAAAGACGGAAAACTTCCTTCTGCTGTGTTAGCTGCAGCTTCTATTGCAGGAGTTAAACGAATGTTTAAAATAGGTGGCGCACAAGCGATCGGAGCTCTGGCATATGGTACCGAATCGGTTCCGAAGACAGATAAAATCGTAGGTCCAGGTAACATATTTGTTGCCCTCGCAAAACGAGAAGTTTTTGGTGTGTGTGATATTGATATGATCGCAGGTCCGAGTGAAATCGCTGTCCTTGCAGATGAAACAGCAAACGCTCGTTACATTGCGGCAGACCTTTTATCACAAGCCGAACATGATCCCCGATCAGCAGCAGTATTGGTTACAACATCAAAAGTGTTAGCAGAGGAAGTGGCTGCGGAAGTAGAGACACAACTAGCTGAACTTCCAAGAAAAGATATCGCGATGCAGGCAATCAACGATCATGGAAGCATATATATCGTAAGTTCGCTTGAAGAGGGTACAGAAGTGATCAACCAGATCGCTCCTGAACACCTTGAAATCATGACGAAAGATCCTATGAGTCTGCTCGGGAAAATTAAACACGCAGGTGCCATTTTTCTTGGAGAATACAGCTCCGAACCTGTAGGAGATTATTTTGCAGGAAGCAATCATGTTCTTCCGACAAGTGGAACAGCGCGTTTTTCAAGTCCGCTTAACGTAGACGATTTCACAAAAAAATCAAGCGTGATTCGATATAGTGAACAAGCACTTTTAGAAAATGGAGAGAAAATATCAGCTTTTGCTCGCCTAGAAGGACTTGAAGCACATGCGAGAGCAATTGATGTTCGACTGGAGGACAAATAGATGGAAAATCAAGTGCGACAACATACGATTGAAAGAAATACAAAAGAGACACAGATTAGCTTATCTCTAAACATTGACGGAGAAGGACAAGCCGATATTCAAACACCTGTCCCTTTTTTAAACCACATGTTAGATGCAATCGCACGTCACGGACATTTTGATCTCACCGTAAACGCTGCAGGAGATGTGGAGATCGATGACCATCATACAACAGAAGACGTTGGCATCTGCCTTGGACAAGCGATACAGGGAGCCCTAGGTGACAAGCGAGGAATCAAGCGATACGGCAATGCGTTTGTACCTATGGATGAGACGCTCGCTCAAGTGGTGGTCGATTTATCCAATCGTCCTCACCTTGAATTTCGTGCAGAATTTCCAAGTCAGAAAGTAGGAACGTTTGATACAGAGCTCGTACATGAATTTTTCTGGAAGCTCGCGTTAGAGGCGAGAATGAACCTTCATGTGATCGTTCATTATGGCACGAACACACATCATATCATCGAAGCGATCTTTAAAGCTTTTACAAAAGCGTTAGATGAAGCCACACAGATCGACCCTCGGGTAAAAGGAGTGCCTTCTACGAAAGGAATGTTATAGATGATCGGAATCATTGACTATGGAATGGGCAACCTGCATTCTGTCTGTTCTGCACTAAAAAGAATCAATCAACACTATATCCTTTCTGGAGATCCTGAAGAACTGAATAAAACGGAGGGCCTCTTACTACCTGGAGTAGGTTCATTCAAAGATGCGATGACGGAGCTTGAGAAGACAGGTCTCGCTGATTTTATAAAAAATGAAGCTAAGAGCGGGAAGCCTTTAATGGGTATATGTCTTGGCATGCAGCTGCTTTTTGAAGGAAGCAGCGAGAATGGAATCACGAATGGACTTGGATTACTTCCTGGTAGAGTAGAGCGTTTTACAGGTAAAACAAGTGATGGACGCTCCTATAAAGTGCCACACATGGGATGGAACAATCTAAACTTTTTGCAAAGTGATCAGCCATTAGTAAAAGGAATAGACGAAGGACATGTTTATTTCGTCCATTCCTTTGTTGTACAGACTGAAAATAGAGAGGTACTGGCTGCGGTCGCTCACTACGAAGATGTAGAAGTTCCAGCTGTCGTTGGAAGCGGCACAATTATGGGAACGCAGTTTCACCCTGAAAAAAGTTCAGAGACGGGCATGAGCATGCTGAAAAACTTTTGCCGTATGGTTGAGGAGGGAAAACAAAGATGAGTGCATTTGTATTGTATCCGGCGATCGACATGCGAAATGGGAAATGCGTTAGGTTGATGCAAGGTGATTATGAGCAAGAAACGATCTATGGAGATTCTCCTTTTGATATGGCAAAACAGTTTGCAGATCAAGGTGCAGAGTGGATTCACATGGTAGATCTTGATGGTGCTAAAGACGGAAAGAAGATCAATCATGAGCACGTATTGCGTGTTGCAAAAGAACTACCCGCAAAGGTCCAAATCGGTGGAGGTATCCGTTCGATGGAAGACGTGTCATTTTATCTAGACGCTGGTGTAGACCGGGTAATCTTAGGCAGTGCTGCTGTTTCTAATCCCGAATTTGTTCGAAAAGCGTTACAGCAATACGGTGGTTCAAAAGTGGCGATCGGACTTGACGCTCGTGATGGATTTGTAGCTACAGAGGGATGGCTAGAAACGTCTCACATTAAAGCGGTTGATCTAGCGAAAAGATTAGTAGAAGAAGGAGCAGAAACGTTTATTTTCACTGACATCTCAAAAGACGGGATGCTTCAGGGACCTAACGTTGAAGCGATCGGAGAATTAGCGAGCATCACAGGCAAAGAAGTGATCGCGTCAGGTGGTGTAAGCTCACTCGATGATCTTGTTCGTTTGAAAGCAGATGAACGGAACATTGCAGGTGCGATCGTAGGAAAAGCTCTTTATACAGATCGATTCACTTTGCCAGAAGCGTTAGGAAGTGTGAAATAATGCTAACGAAAAGAATCATTCCATGTCTAGACGTTAAGGAAGGCAGAGTGGTTAAAGGGATTCAGTTTCTTAACTTAGTCGATGCTGGTGACCCTGTTGAGCTAGCAAGATTTTATGATGAACAAGGAGCAGACGAGCTCGTTTTTCTTGATATCTCTGCTAGTCACGAAGGACGGGACACGATGGTTGAAGTTGTAGAACGTGTAGCAGCAGAACTAGCGATACCGTTTACTGTCGGTGGAGGCATCAATAAACTCCAAGATATGAAACGTGTGTTACGTGCCGGAGCTGACAAAGTTTCTGTAAATACTGCAGCAGTGTTGCGACCAGAATTGATCACCGAAGGATCGGATTATTTCGGTGCACAATGTATTGTTGTTGCGATCGATGCAAAATATGACGAAGAGTTAAAGTCATGGCGCGTGTATACGCATGGAGGTCGCAAACCCACTCAATGGGAAGTCACGGAGTGGGCGCGAGAGGCAGTGAATCGTGGTGCTGGAGAAATTCTGCTGACCAGCATGGATAAAGATGGAGAAAAGTCTGGGTTCAATCTAGAGCTAACGAAGGCAGTGAGTGAGGCTGTAACCGTCCCAGTTATCGCGTCAGGCGGAGCAGGGTCCTCCGAGCATTTTAACGATGCGTTCACGATTGGAAAAGCAGATGCAGCTCTTGCTGCAAGTATCTTTCATTATAAAGAAACATCGATTGCAGAGGTAAAAGCAGATTTGCGAAAGTTAGGGGTGTCTGTTCGATGAATTTAGAAAAACTGAAATTTGATGAAAAAGGACTGATTCCTGCCGTAGTCCAGGATGTTCAATCTAAAGAAGTACTAACGGTCGCATTTATGAACCGAGAATCGCTCGAAAAAACAATCGAAATTGGCGAAACGGTATTCTTTTCAAGATCACGGCAAGAATTATGGCACAAAGGTGAAACTTCTGGTAATACACAAAAAGTTAAGAGTATCCGCTATGATTGTGATCAAGACGCTTTGGTGATCCTTGTAGAGCCCCAAGGTCCAGCTTGTCACACGGGAACATATAGCTGCTTTTCAGAAACGCTTTTTGAGGTAGATGAGAGAGTTGATGCACCTAAACCTGATCGATATAGCATTCTGACAGAACTTCAAGAGATCATTGCAAAACGCGAGCATGAGATGCCAGAAGGTGCTTACACTACCTATCTTTTTGAACATGGAGTCGATAAGATTTTGAAGAAAGTGGGAGAAGAAGCAGGTGAGGTAATCATTGCAGCTAAAAATCGTGATGCGGAAGAACTGAAATGGGAAGTTTCTGATCTTTTCTATCATGTTTTGGTACTGTTGCAGGAACAGAAGGTACCTTTAGACGAGATTCTGGCTACATTAAAAGAAAGACATACGAAAAAGGACAACTGAGGCTTTTTAGCTCGGTTGTTTTTTTGTTTTTCTATCATTGGAGGGGTTTTATGAGCGATTACGGAGATTTATGAGCGATTCCAGAGATTTATGAGCGATTGCAGAGATTTCTAAGAGATTCTGAGAATCTCTGTTCTCAAATCAATTACCGAGTTGCGAGCAATAAAAATCTTTGATAATACCTTCACCAAGAGTTCCGGAAACTTTTCGCATAACATACGAACTTCGGAACCCTTGACTCATACATCTTGTCACCCTTGCATCATTTTTTGTCGAAAGTTTCCTGCACATTATTTACAGTCTAAGGGGTGTTAGTCTTTTTAGGCTGTGTTATAATTTTTTGGTTGAAAACTTTGTAAACGGAACGATATAGAAGTATATATGTTTACATAAGTAGATGGAGGAACCAAATATGCATAAACAAAAACGGGCCAGTGCAGCTAGCGGCCGTGTTCTTCCCTTCATCCAGGATGGGGATTACTTTTTTGAAAAAGGAATAAAAGCCTATAACAGGCGTGATTTAAATACAGCGAAAAAAATGTTTGAACGGGCAGTTACCTTCCAGCCGGAAGAGCCCTCTTTTTTATGTCAGCTTGCTTCAACGCTTGCTGAGATTGGTGAATATGAAGAATCCAATAAGTACTTGCTGAATGCTCTCGAACAGTCTGGTTCAGATCTTTCAGAATGTCATTTCTTTCTTGCGAATAACTTTGCGCACTTAGGCATGTATATTGATGCTGAAGAACATGCTCGTTTATATATAGCGATTGATCCAGATGGTGAATTTGTGGAAGATACACAAGAACTGTTAGATCTTATCTCACTTGAAACAGGAAGCAAGTCTTCTAATTTGCCACTTTCGACGGAAGAAGAGCTGATCAAGCTGCATGATGAAGCGAGACAGTCGATCGAGCGAGGAGATCTACCACTTGCGCAACAACAGTTAAAAGAGATCATTTCGAATCACCCTAAGTTTTGGGCGGCGTATAATAACTTAGCACTCACTCATTTTTATAAGAGCGAGTTTGATGAAGCGATGGATGTTCTTCAAGATGTCTTGGATAAAAATCCTGGTAACTTAAATGCACTATGCAATCTTGCTATTTTTCTGTTCCATTTAGGGATGGACGAACCTGGTGGTAAGCTTGTTGAACGATTAAAAACGGTGCATCCGATGCATCCTGAACATCGTTATAAATTGGGGAATACGTTCGGTTTATTAGAAGAGCATTTGTATGCGAATAAATGGCTTCAATCTCTTAGAAAATCGTCATTTGTATACGATCCCGTCACAACACATATGCTGGCGGTATCTTACTATGCACTTGGACAAAAGGACCTTTCTATTAAAACATGGAAAAAGGTAATCGATCTCGATCCTGAAGGTCACGTGGCTCCTTTTTATATAGAAAAAGCGCAGAACGATGAGTTGAAGGTAGCAGGCGGGGACTATCAGTATCGCATCCCAACTAACAATCAGAACAAACCGAAAAAAGATCGACAAGCGAAAGCGATGGAACATATTCAGCAAGTTCGTAAAGGACTGGAAAAAAACAAAATTACGCATTTAATTCTTCTCAGAGGGAATAAAAATGAAGAGGCTTATGAGACGCTTCGTGATTTTTGTCTTAGAAAAGAAGAGTCCTTACTCGTTAAAGAAATCGCGGCTACAATCATGCTTGAACATCAGCCAGAACGAGCTGTGAGACTTGTTCATGATGATACTTCTGTAGAAGTGGGTACAGCGTCAAGTATTATTAGTATGGCGCTGGATGTTCTGCTTTCTGTAAAAGGAAAGGGTTCGGCACTTGACGAGCATGTATTGTTTTATTGGGCTGAAGCTATTAAGTTTGCGGAAACGACCGGTGAGCGAATCTTTGATAACCAAAAAGCAATTGCTGCGGCAATCGATCACTTAGCTCGTAAGCAAAAAGGGCGTTCTACCCAAAAAGGGATTGCTGAGCAATACGAGATCACCGTTTCTGTATTGTCTTTACGCATAAAAAAACTGATCGGTTGGGTGAATCGCAACGTTTGAGCAGAATGATGGACTTTACTCCTATATGCGAATAGGATAGAGATATAGTAAATAAGAATTTCCTTATATAAGGAGTGGGCATGAATGACTGAAGAAAGAATTTATGATGTAGCTATTCTTGGTGCAGGACCAGCTGGTATGACTGCAGCGGTTTATACATCACGCGCGAACTTGGATACGATCATGATTGAAAGAGGTATCCCGGGCGGACAGATGGCTAATACGGAAGATGTAGAAAACTATCCTGGTTTTGATCACATTCTTGGACCAGAACTTTCAAACAAAATGTTTGAGCACGCAAAAAAATTTGGTGCTGCATACGCTTATGGTGATGTAAAAGAAATCGTTGATGGCGAAGAGTACAAGACGATTCATGCTGGGAGCAAAACGTACAAAGCGCGTTCGATCATCATCTCAACTGGTGCTGAATATAAGAAACTAGGTATTCCAGGAGAAAAAGAATTCTCTGGACGCGGTGTTTCTTATTGTGCGGTTTGTGATGGAGCGTTCTTTAAGAACCGTGAATTAGTCGTTGTTGGCGGCGGTGACTCTGCTGTTGAAGAAGGTGTCTACCTGACTCGTTTCGCTTCTAAAGTAACGATTGTTCATAGACGTGACAAACTTCGTGCGCAAAAGATTCTTCAACAACGTGCGTTTGATAACGAAAAGATTGATTTTATTTGGAATCATTCAGTTAAAGAGATTCACGGTGAAAACAATAAAGTGAACAAAGTGACGTTAGTTCATTCGGAAACGGGAGAAGAACAAGATTTCTCAGCAGATGGTGTGTTCATCTATATCGGAATGCTGCCACTTAACGCTGCGTTTAAAAATCTTGGCATCACGAACGAAAATGGCTATGTAGAAACGAACGAACAGATGGAAACAAGAATTCCTGGGATCTTTGCAGCAGGAGATATTCGTGAAAAAACACTTCGTCAAATCGTTACAGCTACAGGTGATGGAAGTATCGCTGCACAAGCAGCTCAGCACTATGTGGAAACTTTGACGGAGAAGTTAAAAAACGTAACTTCCAATTAATGTGATTG containing:
- the hisD gene encoding histidinol dehydrogenase, with product MKIQPVTELKNLERSVEQNTEKQRKAVLDILQNVKSKGDKALYEYTKTFDGVSLSSLEVTKNEIDEAISSLDPSMVEIISEAADNIREYHEKQRRQSWFFTREDGTLLGQKVTPLDSVGVYVPGGTAAYPSSVLMGVIPAVVAGVEEIILVSPPGKDGKLPSAVLAAASIAGVKRMFKIGGAQAIGALAYGTESVPKTDKIVGPGNIFVALAKREVFGVCDIDMIAGPSEIAVLADETANARYIAADLLSQAEHDPRSAAVLVTTSKVLAEEVAAEVETQLAELPRKDIAMQAINDHGSIYIVSSLEEGTEVINQIAPEHLEIMTKDPMSLLGKIKHAGAIFLGEYSSEPVGDYFAGSNHVLPTSGTARFSSPLNVDDFTKKSSVIRYSEQALLENGEKISAFARLEGLEAHARAIDVRLEDK
- the hisIE gene encoding bifunctional phosphoribosyl-AMP cyclohydrolase/phosphoribosyl-ATP diphosphatase HisIE; the protein is MNLEKLKFDEKGLIPAVVQDVQSKEVLTVAFMNRESLEKTIEIGETVFFSRSRQELWHKGETSGNTQKVKSIRYDCDQDALVILVEPQGPACHTGTYSCFSETLFEVDERVDAPKPDRYSILTELQEIIAKREHEMPEGAYTTYLFEHGVDKILKKVGEEAGEVIIAAKNRDAEELKWEVSDLFYHVLVLLQEQKVPLDEILATLKERHTKKDN
- the hisF gene encoding imidazole glycerol phosphate synthase subunit HisF, coding for MLTKRIIPCLDVKEGRVVKGIQFLNLVDAGDPVELARFYDEQGADELVFLDISASHEGRDTMVEVVERVAAELAIPFTVGGGINKLQDMKRVLRAGADKVSVNTAAVLRPELITEGSDYFGAQCIVVAIDAKYDEELKSWRVYTHGGRKPTQWEVTEWAREAVNRGAGEILLTSMDKDGEKSGFNLELTKAVSEAVTVPVIASGGAGSSEHFNDAFTIGKADAALAASIFHYKETSIAEVKADLRKLGVSVR
- the hisA gene encoding 1-(5-phosphoribosyl)-5-[(5-phosphoribosylamino)methylideneamino]imidazole-4-carboxamide isomerase — protein: MSAFVLYPAIDMRNGKCVRLMQGDYEQETIYGDSPFDMAKQFADQGAEWIHMVDLDGAKDGKKINHEHVLRVAKELPAKVQIGGGIRSMEDVSFYLDAGVDRVILGSAAVSNPEFVRKALQQYGGSKVAIGLDARDGFVATEGWLETSHIKAVDLAKRLVEEGAETFIFTDISKDGMLQGPNVEAIGELASITGKEVIASGGVSSLDDLVRLKADERNIAGAIVGKALYTDRFTLPEALGSVK
- the hisH gene encoding imidazole glycerol phosphate synthase subunit HisH — translated: MIGIIDYGMGNLHSVCSALKRINQHYILSGDPEELNKTEGLLLPGVGSFKDAMTELEKTGLADFIKNEAKSGKPLMGICLGMQLLFEGSSENGITNGLGLLPGRVERFTGKTSDGRSYKVPHMGWNNLNFLQSDQPLVKGIDEGHVYFVHSFVVQTENREVLAAVAHYEDVEVPAVVGSGTIMGTQFHPEKSSETGMSMLKNFCRMVEEGKQR
- the hisB gene encoding imidazoleglycerol-phosphate dehydratase HisB; this encodes MENQVRQHTIERNTKETQISLSLNIDGEGQADIQTPVPFLNHMLDAIARHGHFDLTVNAAGDVEIDDHHTTEDVGICLGQAIQGALGDKRGIKRYGNAFVPMDETLAQVVVDLSNRPHLEFRAEFPSQKVGTFDTELVHEFFWKLALEARMNLHVIVHYGTNTHHIIEAIFKAFTKALDEATQIDPRVKGVPSTKGML